GAATTAGAAGTGGAATTAGCAGACTACATCAATTGGTTTAACAAACATAGAATTCATTCTACATTAGGATATTTAAGCCCTATAGAATTTTTGAAAAACAAACTTAAAAAAACTGTCTAAATTTTTGTTGCCATTCCAGATCAGTTCAAGAGAGTTAGCCCTCTTGGAAGCGGCCATGTAAATTTCTTGGGAAAATATGTTTTTGAAGAAGAAAAAATAATAAGTGAAGATGGATTACGACCATTAAAAATAAAGTCTTAGAAGTAATTTTCTAAGGCTTTATTTTTAAATGTAGGGTTTTCGGGAAAAAAACGGAGCTTGGCCTTTACAAAAATATAAAACTACGCTAGAAGCACTGTAAATACTAGCGTATTTTTTTATGTTTGCACCTGGTGGCACCGATGCTGGGACTACCCCAATTACGACCCCTAAAAATAGAGACTGACAGTCAATGACTGAAAGCCTCTATTTTATTGATGAAAAAGCATATTTGGTGATATGTTTTCAAAAAAACGCACCTACCCCTATAAGATAATTAAAATACTGCTTTTAGAGATACTCCGACTCTGAAATCTTCTTGATTTTGGCTTCCTGCTGAATATTCACCTGTTAAGAAAAAACCATATCTATTATCCTGCTCTGTTCCTATCTCTATTCTCGTTTTTAGTATTCCAGCCTCATCCTCGGGTTTCGCAAGGTTGTGGTATCCGTCTTCTACTGATACTAATCTTGCTTTTTCTCTTTCGTTTAGATCTCCTAATTCATATTCATATGCTAAATCCAGGATACCTTTTAGTTTCCATGCTGATTTAGTTCCTAAAGGTATAGAACCATCAAGCTTTATTCCTGCTTTTGGTTTTACACTCCATGCATCACTTCCCTTTACTTTTAATCTTTCCAGTCCATCCTCTTCAAATGTAGGTCTCATTACATACATTATTTCCAAACCGGCATAAGGAGTTATATTGCTGTTTTTAGTTATCCCAATCTCTCTTCCGAAAAGATTATCTGATTTAATACTGTAAGTCTGGAAGTTTCCGTTCATTTCCGATCTTCCTGATACATCCCAGTCTATATTTCTATCAATATTATGATTACTTACTCTTCCAAGGAGGTCATTTGTTAATATCCAGTCTCCTGACTTATATTTATTATGCACACCCAACTGAATTGTGTCTACCCATTCTTCACTGTCATTTCCGTCATTGAATTCAAAGCTTGTATGAGCATATCCTAATGAATACCCAAATGTATGTCCGTATGTTCTTTCCACTTCTCTGATAGCAAACACTCCTGATGTTTCATAATCATAGTCAAGAACACCGCTTGTATTTTCTTTTACTGTCCCTTTTCCAACAATTACATTTATTTTTACATTTTCTTTTGTATTATTTTTTGAATTTTTTAGCAGTTCCAATGAGTTATTAAATATATCAGATATAGTTTTTTCTCTTTGATTTATATTCGCATAAACATCTCCTGCTAAGCTTGAAATATTTTTTCTAAAAGATTCTTCATTAGTTATTTGATCTATTTTATCATAAATCTGACTTTTTTCATCTTTACCATTACCAGTTAGATAATTGTCTTCTAATGTTTTTCCAAATCCTTCATACCATGATCCACCTGTGTATAAATTATAATCTTTTCTTTGAGCATAAATATCATACCCACCTTTTAAGTTCTTCACTGGTGTAATATCCCAAGTTAGTGAGCCGCTTTTCATTAGTAAGCTTCCTGTTGGTGTTGTTATTTGACCGCTGCTTGTTAATATTACATTTTCTATTTTGTATGTATTTGCAGTTGTCCCTAGTGTATATGTAGGTACTACTATTATAGGATCTATTATAGCTAGGCTGTTTGACTGAAAATACGGTTGAGCTGAAGAATATATAATAAAATCATGTTCTTCATTATCAGGTCCTACTGCCTTTCCCATTTGTAATCTTGTAGGATCTGGAGTTATAATTAAATCCAAACCTTCTAATCTGAAATTATCATTTACAACCACTAAACCAGAAGTTCTTAGTATTGGTTTTACAAAACTACTTGTTAAAATATCTACTTTTGTTGCATTTGATGTAGATGAAACTGATGGATCAATATAAATATTTCCACTATTTAATATTACTGTTCCAGATGTTGTTAATAATCCTGTACTATTTGCTCCATAAATTTGTATACTTCCATTATTATCAATTATAGAACCTGTCAGTGCACGAATTCCTGATGAATTGTCACCTCTCGTTATTATTGTACCATTATTTGTCACTTTAGAATTTTGTACAACTATTCCTGTCGAATCATCTCCCGTTAACTCTATTAAGCCATTATTTATTGTATTCATATTAACAGAGTACATTCCGAATGCTCCTGATGAATTTGATAAAATAGTTCCATCATTTGTCATTGTAGGTTGATTTGCCATGTTCTTTTGTGAACTATCACCATATATTCCAGCACCATCTTTACCTACTCTTATTGTAGAAGCAGAACTATTTGAAATAGTTGAATTAACTCCATATATTCCTACAGAATAGTTACTATTTGTAGTATCCACAGTTCCGTCTGAATTATACAATACCATCGAATCTCCTAAATCCATATTTCCATTATTTACTACTGCTCCATCTTCTAAATATATCCCTACATTTCCTACTCCTGTTGTTCCAATTACATTTCCATTATTTGCTACATTACCTCCAATAACAACAAATCCGCTATTATTGTCACCATTCATTATCATATCAGAAGTATTAAAGATATTTGCTGCTCCTGATGTATATATATATGTCGAATCACCTATCATTTGTACTTTTCCTGTAGAAGTATTATTAAATGTCCCGCCTTTAGTTAAAACAAAACCAAATGATTCTTTTCCTATTAATACATCGTTATTAGAATTTACATTCACTGTTCCTGTTGATAGTCCATAAACACCTACTGATTTATCTCCCATTTCTAATTGGCTACTTGGGCTAAATGTAGCTGTCCCTCCATCAAAATATATTCCTATTGCTTGGTTCCCAATTTTTAAAAGGCCGTTTTGGTTTACTGTACTTCCTGCATTATAAATTCCTACTGATTGGTTTCCTGCTATTATATTATTAGAATTTATTATCCCTGCTACAACATTATCATAGTATATACCTGCGCTTGAGTCTAAAATACTTGTAGAATTTCCTACCGTTATAGTACCAGTATTATTAATTACTTGTATTCCAGCTCCACCTGTATATATACCTACTGATCTATCTCCTAAAAGTGTTATTGTTCCAGCATTGTCTATACTTCCTGTTAAATTATCTGAATGAATTCCGATTACATCTATCTTTATAGCGTTTAAATTTCCAAAGTTAGACACTGTATCTCCATCTTTTATATAAAGAGCATCTGAACCTTTTCCTACTGTAACGTCTCCATAATTTGTTATTTTTGAGCCACTGTCTTTTACACTAATTCCAGTAGCATTATCTCCCACATTTATTATTCCTGAATTATATGCTCTTGCACCATTTTTAGCATATATTCCCGTTGAACTTCTTTGTAGGTTTATCTGCCCTTCATTCACTACTTCATAACCTGCATATCCTATTATAAAAGGCACTGTTGAAGAAGTTAATCCATCAACTGCTATTCCTGTCTGCCCTTCTCCTGTTCCATTTACAGTCACATTTGTACCAAACCTTACCACTGAATTTTCTCCTGTAATTGCAGTAACATTGTTAGTACCTAGCTCTACTACATTAATAAATGAATTAGTAAAGTTAAATTGTGCTGTTTGGAATAAACCTAAAATAAATGATGCTCCTGGTGCTATACTTTGTATTCTTAAATTTTCTCCTAATCCTGTTATACTTCCTGTTGAATCAAAATAGAAAATCGCTGCATTTGTTCCACTTACATTCACTTCTACATTTCCAGTTACTGTTAAATTCTCATTTCCTGCTAGATATAATCCTGCTGCATTATTTCCAACAAGATCTAATGCCAATGAATTTATTCCTACTTCAGTATTTTCTCCGTATATCCCTATGCCATTTTCGCCTACCTTTATTCCGCCATCTACTGTTAATGTAGATCTGTTTGCGAAAACTCCAACTCCCTCTGTAGATGCTGACATGTCTATTAATGAAGATGTCCCTAATGTAACTATAGAATCTGCTTTCAATATTGCTGTATCAGCATTGGCTGCTAATATTCCAAATGATTTTCCAGAAGCTACAACAGATGTTACTGCTCCGTTATTAACTATCTCTATTTTTTTATCTCCATAAGCTGGTGCTGCTCCAAGTAGATTAACTCCATAAATCCCTACTCCTGGAGAATTTATATCTATTGTACCTTTATTCTCTACTTTTGAGCCATTTGCACCTAATAATGCTATAGAGTTTTCTCCTGATATTGTTATTATTCCAGAGTTAGTAATTTCTCCATAATCTGCAACTATAGCAACAGAGTTTTCTCCTGATAAGTTTATTACTCCTCCTGAATTATTCAGAACTATGTCTGATCTAACACCACCTGCAAAGTTCTTTTGAGCTATTACTCTTTCATTATCTAATGATCCTGTCATTATAATTCCCGGTAACACAGTTATTTTTGATGAAGTAAATTCTGAATTATTGTAAGCATTATTAGCATTATCCAAGTCAACATTTTGATCTATAATTAATTCACCCTTATTTATAAGGAAAGTACTAAATGATGTAACAGAGGCTGGGTCTACACTAACTTTTGTTCCTGTTAACATTGTTAAAGATCCTGGTACTAAACTACTTAAATTAGTTGTTCCTCCAGTTGATTCTATTACAAATAATCTTGCACTTTGATCTGTTAGTTTTACATTTAAAGTTCCTGTTCCAGTAAATATACTATTTAAGAAAGTTTGTATCCCTGCATCAGAACTATCTCCTTTTTGATAAAATCCTGTTCCTCCTGCCCCTATTTCGGCTTGTACTGTACCTGACACTAAGTTAAAATATCCTGTTGGAGTCGCCCCAGTAAATGATGTATAAAATAATATTCCATTATCATTTGCTTTAATTGTTGCTCCATTATCTAAATTAATAGTTGAGTCTTCAGCATATAAAGCTACTGCTGATCCTCGAGCTTCCACTATTCCACCATTTACAAGTGTATTTGATAAATTCCCCTTACTGTAAACCCCTACACTTTGATTAGCATTTACTGATACATTTCCTCCCGTTATATTTACTATTCCATTGTTATTATAAATTCCTACTGATCTGTCTCCATTTAATGTAATTGTTCCACTATTATTTCCTGTAGCTCCATTTGTTATTATAATTCCTTGAACATCAGTAGGATAATTCCCTAAAACATCTTGTTGTGATTCTATGGTTCCTGTATTTGTAATAATTGATAAACCATCAGCTCTTAATCCTGTTGATTCAACTCCAGTTATTTGTATCAGCCCTTTATTTAAAATCGTACTTGCTGTAATTGTATCTGTTGAATAAATTCCTATTGAATTAGCTCCTATTTTAATTACTCCTGCCGTATTATTTAAAATACCTGTTCCTTCTCCTGAGTATATTCCTACTGAATCATCTTTTAAATTAATTTCTCCATTAAATACAATATCATAACCTGGATTTGTTAAATCTGCCCAAGTAGCTCCTGTATACTTCCCTTTAGTACCTATTCCTATTATTCCATCTTCTTCTGAAGTTATCTTAAAACCTGTGTCAAATAATAAAGAAGCACTGTCTGTACTTATAATTATTCCTTTCAATATATTGTTTAATGCCTTTTTTATTATAATCTCATCATTTAGTATAACACTTCTATTTTGTCCTATCATCCCTACTATGAATGTTCCTCCACTTGTACTTGTTAATTCTATATTTCCTGTATCAAAAATATTTATTCCAGATGATATATAATCACTTATTTTATATACTGCTGATCCAGCTCCATTGATTTCTACACTTCCAATTTGTAAAGCTGAATCTACTACCTCATCAAAATAATACCCTACTGAATTTTCTCCTAATTTTCTTACTCCACCTGCTCCTGTAAGAGTACTATTTTTAGCATAGACACCTAATCCATTTACTCCTACTTCTATTTTACCAGCACTATTTAGTGTAGAATTTATTAATGAAATACCTATACTTCTATTTGTTGAAGCTGTATTATTATCACCTATTATAATTTCAGATGCTGCATCTAAAGTTAAATTAGACTTATTATTAGCTACAACTCCATTATTATCCAGATATATACCATATACTTCTGCATTTAATGTTCCTGCTGGTAATAACTGCATTATACCATTGTGAGTCACATTTATAGAGTCATCACCATAACCTAGAAGTCCTGAACTTGTAGTTGCAGTTCCATCAAAATAGTTTCTAGCATAAATTCCTACTGTTTCTTTTCCTGATACATTGATAGTTCCATTATTTGTTACTATTGAACCATTAGCAGCCAATATTCCCACTGAATTTTCTCCGCTTAAACTTAATATTCCAGAAGCATTATTATTTATTAATCCATAATCAGCAGCCATTCCTGTTGCTTGATTTTTAGTTAGGTTTATAGTTCCATTATTTGCTACTACTATATCATTTATGTCTGTAACTGCTGGTGTAACTCTTTTATAATTAGTTTGTGCCATAGCAACCTGACCATCAAGAGAATCTGTAATTGTATACCCATTTGTTAATGTCACTTTTGATCTAGACATTTCTATACCATTATAAGCATTACCTAAAAATGTCAAAGCTACATTTTCATCTATTATCAAATCTCCAAGATTTATAGAATATTTTTTATAGTCTGTTCCTGGAGCTGTATTTGTAGTATAATCAATTCCATTTACTATTCCAATTGATGGAATACCAGATAAAGTTAATGTATTTATTGGTTTATTCCATCTTAACAAACTTGAACCATTTTCCATATCTAAAAACATAGTTCCTGTACTACTATTAGATACTAGACTATTTAATACACCAGATATTCCTGTTAAATCTTGACCCTCTACATAAAATGCCATTCCTCTATTATGTATTGTAGCAGTAGGTGTATTTATTATCTTTAACTGACCTTCTGTTCCTATTCCACCAGAAGGATAATTATACATAAGTAAACCTTCTGTTCCTATATCAAATGCTCCTCCTGATACAGTTATTGTAGAACCATCTGCATATAAAGCCACTGAACCATCACTTACATTTATTGTTCCATTTGATATTTCTGTATTTGATCCTGCGCCTTTTGAATAAACTGCCACTCCTCCAAGAGAACCTAAAGTTAATATTCCGCCTGACATTTTAAAATTTCCTTCATTAAAGATTCCTGTAGAACCATCTCCTGAAAATTGTATTGTTCCGCCTTTTTGATATCCTTCATTGCCTAATGTTACATATATTCCTGTTACATCAGTTGCAAAAACTCCAGGTGTTATTTCTTTAGCTTTTATTTGTCCATTATTTATTACTCCTGCTTCTACTAATATACTTTTTACAGCTGAAGAGTATAAACCTACTGAACCTGTTGATATCACAATATTACCATTGTTTTGTGCCACAGAATCCAAACCTTCTGCATACATTCCTGCTGAGTTTGTTCCAACACTAATCATATTCACTCCAGCACTATTTAAAGCTTTTGCTCCGCCTTTTACATATATTGCTGTAGATTTATCCCCGTTTAAAGTTATTTTCCCTGCATTTGTCACTTCATATGGGCCAACTATATACGATACTGTGGAATCTTTAGGGCCGCTTACACCTACACCTACTGTATTAGCCCCATTTGAAAATAAATTAGATGTAGAAGTCAGTGATATTACTCCTCCTGTAGTTCCAAATATAGTTGCATTTTCTGTACTTCCTATATTTGTTGTTGTACTGCTAGTATACGCAACTTTACCTATACTTCCTAAAATAAACTTATACGAAGTTCCAACCATACTTGTTGTATTATCAATATTTGATGCACTAAGACTAAATATTGATCCCGGTTCCAAACTTAATAACGATGCTCCATCACCTGTAATAACGAATTTTCCTATTTGGGCTCCAGTTTCATTATATTGGCTATTTCCAGCTAAATATACTCCTACTCCTCCAGTACCTATTTTAATACTTCCAGAACTTGCATTTATCTGACTTCCTCCAATAGCATAAATACCTGTTGAAGTACCTGC
This region of Sebaldella sp. S0638 genomic DNA includes:
- a CDS encoding IS3 family transposase: ELEVELADYINWFNKHRIHSTLGYLSPIEFLKNKLKKTV